The Streptomyces sp. NL15-2K genome contains a region encoding:
- a CDS encoding class I SAM-dependent methyltransferase, with product MEINSDVTDRQLLDTAPAWMSLMASFSTGLLESLLEDSGTAEDFASRLGLVPYATEMTLELLASYGFVHQERGEFRASDALRRYDKDTPGGLRLHLALSAHAGDFLRSGKPFLTMDGSLEERQRTYRQVAPGLRPIFADLARACAAALPPVTGEILDVGAGSGVWSLAFAEANPAATVTGLDLPEVAEGFRAQAEERGLGGRVRTVAGDYHTAAVPEGACELVILANILHLEPPDRARSLVARMWRAVRPGGRLIVVDTLRSGEDPPARIRTMYTMALAMRTAYGRVHTRADVERWLTEAGARTVREVRPPQGTRRQELTDILVATAGEEETKGAAGAPAATSAYAGEDRDRAR from the coding sequence ATGGAGATCAACAGTGATGTGACGGATCGTCAGCTGCTCGACACCGCGCCGGCCTGGATGAGCCTCATGGCGTCGTTCAGCACCGGGCTCCTGGAGTCGTTGCTCGAGGACAGCGGTACCGCCGAGGACTTCGCCTCGCGCCTCGGCCTGGTGCCGTACGCCACCGAGATGACCCTGGAACTCCTCGCCTCCTACGGCTTCGTGCACCAGGAGCGGGGGGAGTTCAGGGCGTCCGACGCGTTACGGCGGTACGACAAGGACACGCCCGGCGGCCTCCGGCTGCACCTCGCACTCAGCGCCCATGCCGGTGACTTCCTGCGGTCCGGCAAGCCCTTCCTGACCATGGACGGTTCCCTGGAGGAGCGTCAGCGGACATACCGTCAGGTGGCCCCCGGACTGCGGCCCATCTTCGCGGACCTGGCGCGCGCCTGTGCCGCCGCGCTGCCGCCCGTGACGGGGGAGATCCTGGACGTGGGGGCAGGGTCGGGAGTGTGGAGCCTGGCCTTCGCGGAGGCCAACCCGGCGGCGACCGTGACCGGGCTGGACCTGCCGGAGGTCGCGGAGGGCTTCCGTGCACAGGCCGAGGAGCGCGGACTCGGCGGGCGCGTCCGCACGGTCGCCGGGGACTACCACACCGCGGCCGTTCCCGAGGGCGCCTGCGAGCTCGTCATCCTTGCCAACATCCTGCACCTGGAACCACCGGACCGGGCCCGCTCCCTGGTCGCACGCATGTGGCGGGCCGTGCGGCCCGGCGGCCGGCTGATCGTCGTGGACACCCTGCGCTCCGGAGAGGATCCGCCGGCCCGCATACGGACGATGTACACGATGGCCCTGGCGATGCGAACGGCGTACGGACGGGTGCACACGCGCGCAGACGTCGAGAGATGGCTCACCGAGGCCGGAGCGCGCACCGTCCGGGAGGTGCGCCCGCCGCAGGGCACCCGGCGCCAGGAGTTGACCGACATCCTGGTGGCGACGGCCGGCGAGGAGGAGACCAAAGGCGCCGCGGGCGCCCCCGCCGCGACGTCGGCGTACGCGGGCGAGGACCGGGACAGGGCGCGGTGA
- a CDS encoding GNAT family N-acetyltransferase, producing MAAVGELRVARGLPDDWSRVAGGASGTARPHWISLDSDRFPGPLLSFTFSGIPGDEVALCGTVIETAPANRRIDPFAVLSGAAVGDGLGSAGLHPWNGRSAEAAYPAGLIMFPRYESFPVGPGAGSRQALRRMVDALVEWGAGAGLRTLSFLYLTREAEPLVRVLGEKGFTVMPLTSSWELPVEWDDLSGYLARLPRKRRSVVRREMRELTARGIDVGERELSACAPRLAALRCGLVEKYGGTADFEREMSRLRRVESLFGADDITVVAAQREQEVVGFTLLLRDGGVWTAYLTGADQSAGTARLAYFATSYYWPAERAPRLGIRLIAYGPGSGQAKRLRGCRAGELRAAGLWLGEGER from the coding sequence GTGGCCGCTGTCGGAGAGTTACGGGTCGCTCGCGGCCTGCCCGACGACTGGTCCCGCGTGGCCGGCGGCGCCTCCGGCACCGCACGGCCCCATTGGATTTCCCTGGACAGTGACCGGTTTCCGGGCCCACTGCTCAGCTTCACCTTCTCCGGAATTCCGGGAGACGAGGTCGCCCTGTGCGGCACGGTGATCGAGACGGCCCCCGCCAATCGGCGGATCGACCCGTTCGCCGTTCTGTCGGGAGCGGCCGTCGGGGACGGGCTCGGCAGTGCCGGCCTCCACCCCTGGAACGGACGGAGCGCCGAGGCGGCGTATCCGGCCGGACTGATCATGTTCCCGCGGTACGAGAGTTTTCCCGTGGGGCCCGGGGCGGGAAGCCGGCAGGCGCTGCGCCGCATGGTGGACGCGCTGGTCGAGTGGGGCGCCGGGGCCGGACTGCGGACCCTGTCCTTTCTGTACCTCACCCGCGAAGCCGAGCCGCTCGTCCGCGTACTGGGCGAGAAGGGGTTCACCGTCATGCCCCTGACGTCCTCGTGGGAGCTGCCGGTGGAGTGGGACGACCTCTCCGGGTATCTGGCGCGGCTGCCGAGGAAACGCCGGTCGGTCGTCCGGCGCGAAATGCGGGAGCTGACCGCCCGCGGGATCGATGTCGGTGAGCGCGAGCTGAGTGCCTGCGCGCCCCGGCTCGCGGCCCTGCGCTGCGGCCTGGTGGAGAAATACGGCGGCACCGCCGACTTCGAGCGGGAGATGAGCAGGCTGCGCCGCGTCGAGTCGCTCTTCGGCGCCGACGACATCACGGTGGTGGCAGCGCAGAGGGAGCAAGAGGTGGTCGGGTTCACGCTGCTGCTGCGGGACGGCGGTGTGTGGACCGCGTACCTCACCGGGGCCGACCAGTCCGCCGGGACCGCGCGGCTGGCCTACTTCGCGACGTCGTACTACTGGCCGGCCGAACGGGCTCCCCGGCTCGGGATCCGGCTCATCGCCTACGGGCCCGGCTCGGGACAGGCCAAGCGGCTGAGGGGCTGCCGGGCCGGTGAACTGCGGGCGGCCGGGCTGTGGCTGGGGGAGGGGGAGCGTTGA
- a CDS encoding isocitrate lyase/phosphoenolpyruvate mutase family protein, with product MEGVNCMDSRRLLRRSLREQSITRVVGVHNALGARVVERTGFDGVWVSGLEVSASFGLPDVGLLTMTELLGSSHYVSDAVSIPVIVDCDTGFGDEINVARLVREAARSGVAAVCIEDKVFPKRNSFMSVDQQLIDPDAFCRKLHAGQKAAVRDDVLLVARTEALVAGRGVDEALRRAEKYAEAGADAILVHSKDRNPDQVMEFLRLWQRRAPVVVVPTTYHEVSAKELEREGASMVIYANHGLRSAVQAVGETLAAIRDSGSTSLVEDRIAPVKEIFELQGTDSWLSFQQ from the coding sequence ATGGAAGGTGTTAATTGCATGGATTCGCGTCGCCTACTTCGGCGCTCTCTCCGTGAGCAATCCATAACCCGTGTGGTCGGAGTGCACAATGCTCTCGGCGCAAGGGTGGTTGAGCGCACCGGATTCGATGGAGTATGGGTTTCGGGCTTGGAGGTTTCCGCCAGTTTCGGCCTTCCGGACGTGGGGTTGCTGACGATGACCGAACTTCTCGGAAGTTCTCATTACGTCAGCGACGCGGTCTCGATTCCTGTCATCGTCGACTGTGACACGGGGTTCGGCGACGAGATAAACGTCGCGCGGCTCGTACGGGAAGCGGCGCGATCCGGTGTCGCGGCGGTCTGTATCGAGGACAAGGTATTTCCCAAGCGAAACAGCTTCATGTCGGTGGACCAGCAGTTGATCGACCCCGACGCCTTCTGCAGGAAACTGCACGCGGGCCAGAAGGCCGCGGTACGCGACGACGTCCTGCTGGTGGCGAGGACGGAGGCGCTGGTCGCAGGACGTGGCGTCGACGAGGCGCTGCGCAGGGCGGAAAAATATGCCGAGGCCGGTGCCGACGCCATCCTCGTGCATTCGAAGGACAGAAACCCGGACCAGGTCATGGAGTTTCTCCGGTTATGGCAGCGGCGGGCGCCTGTGGTCGTCGTACCCACCACGTACCACGAGGTATCTGCCAAGGAACTGGAGAGAGAGGGCGCCAGCATGGTGATTTACGCGAATCACGGGCTGCGGTCGGCGGTACAGGCCGTGGGTGAAACGCTGGCCGCGATCCGGGATTCCGGGTCCACGTCGCTGGTGGAGGACAGGATCGCGCCCGTGAAGGAGATTTTCGAACTGCAGGGAACCGACTCCTGGCTGAGCTTCCAGCAGTGA
- a CDS encoding substrate-binding domain-containing protein, translating to MRTRIRGVVGVVTAVSLAIGLAACGVSGASGESGGSGRTLTIGLLLPGYGGTTRWEQFDKPLIEQKIKDLCADCTVEYADARLNAATQGQQTEAMIAKGVDVLILASVHAEAIRSSIRDAHAADIPVVAYDHLAEGPISAYVSFDPHDIGELQGRALLEALGDRARDSQIVMMNGDPINPESDAFKQGALSVLEGEVEIAKAYDTPGWEISTANQNMKNAISTLGADSIDGVYAANDWLASGVISALKAARIDPLPPVTGQDALVSAIQRIVTGEQYMTVYKSYTNQAAAAAEMALALGRGESLDPIANDRVDNATTKDIPAVVLPAVAVTRDNIEDTVVKDGLYTIDQICTPRIKAACDEAGLTS from the coding sequence ATGCGTACCCGTATACGTGGTGTTGTCGGCGTCGTGACAGCTGTGTCACTGGCCATCGGTCTCGCCGCCTGTGGGGTGTCCGGCGCATCCGGTGAATCCGGCGGCTCGGGCAGGACCCTGACGATAGGGCTCCTGCTCCCGGGCTACGGCGGAACCACCCGCTGGGAGCAGTTCGACAAACCCCTGATCGAGCAGAAGATCAAGGACCTGTGCGCCGACTGCACGGTGGAGTACGCCGACGCCCGGCTGAACGCGGCCACCCAGGGCCAGCAAACGGAGGCGATGATCGCCAAGGGGGTCGATGTCCTGATCCTCGCTTCCGTCCACGCCGAGGCGATCCGCTCTTCGATCAGAGACGCCCACGCGGCGGACATCCCGGTCGTCGCCTACGACCACCTCGCGGAGGGCCCGATCTCGGCCTACGTCTCCTTCGACCCCCACGACATCGGCGAGCTCCAGGGCAGGGCACTCCTGGAGGCGCTGGGCGACAGGGCTCGCGACAGCCAGATCGTCATGATGAACGGCGACCCCATCAACCCGGAATCGGACGCGTTCAAGCAGGGCGCGCTCTCCGTCCTCGAGGGCGAGGTCGAGATCGCCAAGGCCTACGACACACCCGGGTGGGAGATCTCGACCGCCAACCAGAACATGAAGAACGCCATCTCCACCCTCGGCGCCGACAGCATCGACGGTGTCTACGCCGCCAACGACTGGCTCGCCTCCGGCGTCATCTCCGCCCTCAAGGCCGCCCGCATCGACCCGTTGCCACCGGTCACCGGTCAGGACGCTCTGGTCTCGGCCATCCAGCGCATCGTCACCGGAGAGCAGTACATGACCGTCTACAAGTCCTACACGAACCAAGCCGCCGCGGCCGCCGAGATGGCCCTCGCCCTGGGCCGCGGCGAGAGCCTCGACCCGATCGCCAATGACCGGGTCGACAACGCCACCACCAAGGACATCCCGGCCGTCGTACTCCCCGCGGTTGCCGTGACCCGGGACAACATCGAGGACACCGTCGTCAAGGACGGCTTGTACACGATCGACCAGATCTGCACGCCGAGGATCAAGGCGGCTTGTGATGAGGCCGGACTGACGTCGTGA
- a CDS encoding PRC and DUF2382 domain-containing protein produces the protein MITREQIPTILHRPVYDTDGNKIGDAKHVFIDDATTQPDWVSIKTGLFGTSESFAPISDASLVEGYLEVPYTKDTVKDAPKVDVDAGGHLSGEEEHRLYEHYGIDWDAAWQRANQPQPGPGREARGTDDAMTRSEEQMHVGTERYEAGRARLRKYVVTEEVQQTVPVRHEEVRVEREPITDANRDAATAGPDISEGEHEVTLHAERPVTQTETEPVERVRLTTDEQTEQETVTGKVRKEKIEADVPDEDDKRRR, from the coding sequence ATGATCACCCGAGAGCAGATCCCGACCATATTGCACCGCCCGGTCTACGACACCGACGGCAACAAGATCGGCGACGCGAAGCACGTGTTCATCGATGATGCGACCACCCAGCCGGATTGGGTCAGCATCAAGACCGGCCTGTTCGGCACGAGCGAGTCCTTCGCACCGATCTCCGATGCCAGCCTGGTCGAGGGCTACCTGGAAGTCCCGTACACCAAGGACACGGTCAAGGACGCCCCCAAGGTCGACGTCGACGCCGGCGGGCACCTGTCCGGAGAGGAAGAGCACCGCCTGTACGAGCACTACGGCATCGACTGGGACGCCGCCTGGCAGCGGGCCAACCAGCCACAGCCCGGCCCTGGCCGCGAGGCCAGAGGCACGGATGACGCGATGACCCGCTCCGAGGAGCAGATGCACGTCGGTACCGAACGCTACGAGGCCGGCCGGGCGCGACTGCGCAAGTACGTCGTCACCGAAGAAGTCCAGCAGACCGTCCCCGTACGTCATGAGGAGGTTCGCGTCGAACGCGAACCGATCACCGACGCCAACCGCGACGCCGCCACGGCCGGCCCGGACATCAGCGAAGGCGAGCACGAAGTGACCCTGCACGCCGAGCGCCCCGTGACGCAGACCGAGACAGAGCCAGTCGAGCGAGTCCGGCTCACCACCGACGAGCAAACCGAGCAGGAGACCGTCACCGGAAAGGTCCGCAAGGAGAAGATCGAAGCCGACGTTCCTGACGAGGACGACAAGCGCCGGCGGTGA
- a CDS encoding YihY/virulence factor BrkB family protein, which yields MVRTAKRHGRHGGHGATGQKAETARAPEAGPDEQVEQQAPDTPTDLPKNSWKAVLKGTLKEFKRDELTDRAAALTYYGILALFPALLALISLLGVVGQSASQQVLDNIQNLAPGAARDVLRNAVQQMQGNAGLGSVMAIVGLLLAVWSASGYVAAFIRSANAVYDVPEGRPVWRVLPVRVGVTVVLMVLAVVSAVIVVFTGSLAREIGAALGVGDTALTVWSIAKWPVLAVLVTIMIAILYGATPNARIRGFRWITPGSFLALVIWLIASAGFAVYVANFASYNKTYGTFAGVIIFLVWLWITNLAILLGLEFDAELARQRAVAGGHPAEEEPYVQPRDTRKWDEEDRRRLEP from the coding sequence ATGGTACGGACGGCGAAACGCCATGGAAGGCACGGCGGGCACGGTGCGACCGGCCAGAAGGCCGAGACCGCGCGGGCACCCGAGGCCGGGCCGGACGAGCAGGTGGAGCAGCAGGCGCCGGACACTCCGACGGACCTGCCCAAGAACTCCTGGAAGGCAGTGCTGAAAGGCACCTTGAAGGAGTTCAAGCGGGACGAGCTGACCGACCGGGCCGCAGCGCTGACCTACTACGGGATCCTGGCGCTGTTCCCGGCCCTGCTGGCGCTGATCTCGCTGCTCGGGGTCGTCGGACAGTCGGCGTCGCAGCAGGTGCTGGACAACATCCAGAACCTGGCCCCGGGGGCTGCGCGGGATGTCCTGCGCAACGCGGTGCAGCAGATGCAGGGCAACGCGGGGCTCGGCTCGGTCATGGCGATCGTGGGTCTGTTGCTCGCGGTGTGGTCGGCCTCCGGCTATGTCGCCGCGTTCATCAGGAGCGCGAACGCGGTCTACGACGTCCCGGAGGGCCGCCCGGTGTGGAGGGTGCTGCCCGTCCGTGTCGGCGTGACGGTGGTTCTGATGGTCCTGGCCGTGGTCAGCGCGGTGATCGTCGTGTTCACCGGCAGCCTGGCCCGGGAGATCGGCGCGGCGCTGGGGGTCGGCGACACGGCGCTGACGGTGTGGTCGATCGCGAAGTGGCCGGTGCTGGCGGTCCTGGTCACGATCATGATCGCGATCCTGTACGGGGCGACGCCGAACGCGAGGATCCGCGGCTTCCGCTGGATCACGCCGGGCAGTTTCCTGGCCCTGGTGATCTGGCTGATCGCCTCGGCCGGGTTCGCGGTGTACGTGGCGAACTTCGCCTCGTACAACAAGACCTACGGCACCTTCGCCGGCGTGATCATCTTCCTGGTGTGGCTGTGGATCACGAATCTGGCGATCCTGTTGGGCCTGGAGTTCGACGCGGAGCTGGCCCGACAGCGCGCCGTCGCCGGCGGTCACCCGGCCGAGGAGGAGCCGTACGTCCAGCCGCGCGACACCCGGAAGTGGGACGAGGAGGACCGCCGCCGTCTTGAACCCTGA
- a CDS encoding phosphatase PAP2 family protein, with product MNGESLVMGVMAGLRAGDRRLARRAIAGGPPWVRRVTPAVKEAAEHTKLWWASAGVLAAFGGWRGRTAAAAGVTAMATAQVLSNAVAKQLYRRRRPPQEWVPPRELRDRPDSSSFPSGHTAAAFAFAGAVATVWPAAGAACGVSAVMVAAERIHSGAHYPADVAAGGAIGLAVVPPVRAAPHLLRRVL from the coding sequence GTGAACGGGGAGTCGCTGGTCATGGGAGTAATGGCGGGTCTGCGCGCCGGCGATCGCCGGCTGGCCAGGCGGGCGATCGCGGGAGGTCCGCCCTGGGTGCGGCGAGTCACGCCCGCGGTGAAGGAAGCGGCCGAGCACACCAAGCTGTGGTGGGCGTCGGCCGGAGTGCTGGCCGCCTTCGGCGGGTGGCGCGGCCGCACGGCCGCCGCCGCCGGGGTGACGGCCATGGCAACGGCTCAGGTGCTGTCGAATGCGGTCGCCAAGCAGCTGTACCGGCGGCGTCGCCCGCCGCAGGAATGGGTCCCGCCACGAGAGCTTCGAGACCGCCCGGACAGCTCCTCCTTTCCCTCCGGGCACACGGCAGCCGCCTTCGCCTTCGCCGGAGCCGTCGCAACGGTGTGGCCGGCTGCCGGTGCCGCTTGCGGGGTGTCGGCGGTGATGGTGGCCGCAGAGCGGATCCACAGCGGTGCCCACTACCCCGCCGACGTGGCCGCCGGCGGCGCGATCGGGCTGGCCGTGGTTCCCCCGGTGCGAGCCGCACCGCATCTGCTGCGGCGTGTGCTCTGA
- a CDS encoding phage holin family protein gives MTADGSPRTGSGAQEPVGELVQRATQQLSQLVRDEMRLAQAEMTEKGKRFGKGGGLFGGAGLFGVLTLQALSATAIAALSLVLDVWAAALIVTGALACIAGLMAALGKGQVSKASPAAPEEAMDSVKADVAEIKERARR, from the coding sequence ATGACAGCAGATGGCTCTCCCCGCACGGGCAGCGGAGCGCAGGAACCGGTGGGCGAGCTGGTCCAGCGTGCCACGCAGCAGTTGTCTCAGCTGGTCCGCGATGAGATGCGCCTGGCCCAGGCGGAGATGACCGAGAAGGGCAAGCGCTTCGGCAAGGGCGGCGGTCTGTTCGGCGGCGCCGGTCTGTTCGGTGTCCTCACCCTGCAGGCACTGTCGGCCACCGCGATCGCCGCGCTGTCGCTCGTGCTGGATGTGTGGGCGGCGGCACTGATCGTCACCGGTGCGCTGGCCTGCATTGCCGGGCTGATGGCGGCTCTCGGCAAGGGCCAGGTCAGCAAGGCATCCCCGGCCGCCCCGGAAGAAGCGATGGACAGCGTGAAGGCCGATGTGGCCGAGATCAAGGAGAGGGCCCGACGATGA
- a CDS encoding DUF3618 domain-containing protein encodes MTDDKPQTGDEATPTPQELREQVEATREELGETVEALAAKTDVKTRTQEKTVAVRQQVAEKTTQVRTQLRDKTTHAAHAVQDRTPEPVRAKAAAATEHVRDKAVHVGELAREKAPEPVREKAGRGMRAARANRTPLLAAVGAVIALLLIRRSRRHR; translated from the coding sequence ATGACCGACGACAAGCCGCAGACGGGCGATGAGGCGACGCCCACCCCGCAGGAACTGCGTGAGCAGGTCGAGGCGACCCGTGAGGAACTCGGCGAGACCGTCGAGGCGCTCGCGGCGAAGACCGACGTCAAGACCCGCACCCAGGAGAAGACGGTCGCCGTCAGGCAGCAGGTCGCCGAGAAGACCACACAGGTCAGGACCCAGCTGCGGGACAAGACGACGCACGCGGCCCACGCGGTACAGGACAGGACGCCGGAGCCGGTGCGCGCCAAGGCCGCCGCAGCCACAGAGCACGTCCGCGACAAGGCCGTCCACGTCGGAGAGCTGGCCCGGGAGAAGGCCCCGGAACCGGTGCGCGAGAAGGCCGGTCGAGGCATGCGGGCGGCGCGGGCCAACCGCACCCCACTGCTCGCCGCGGTGGGCGCGGTCATCGCGCTGCTGCTCATCCGCCGCTCGAGGAGGCACCGATGA
- a CDS encoding DUF4235 domain-containing protein encodes MKAAKIAYKPVGVAMGALSGVLAGALFKQVWKQLGHEEDAPDATDEHRTWREVLSAAVLQGAIFAGVKAAVDRGGATTTRRLAGTWPG; translated from the coding sequence ATGAAAGCCGCGAAGATCGCCTACAAGCCGGTCGGCGTGGCCATGGGCGCCCTCAGTGGTGTCCTGGCCGGCGCGTTGTTCAAGCAGGTCTGGAAACAGCTTGGTCACGAGGAAGACGCCCCGGACGCCACCGACGAACACCGCACCTGGCGCGAGGTTCTGTCGGCAGCCGTCCTGCAGGGCGCGATCTTCGCAGGCGTCAAAGCCGCTGTCGACCGCGGTGGCGCCACCACCACCCGCCGCCTGGCCGGCACCTGGCCCGGCTGA
- the hemC gene encoding hydroxymethylbilane synthase, producing MKTYLVGSRASNLAKVQVREYLAPLRERFPGIIFTHRVILEGGDKDRKSRLSDVSATSGGSAFSSEQEAALSRGDVDVVIHSLKDLPTANPPGLILLPSPGREDVRDALCGSTLSGLRKGAKVGTGAPRRIAQLLAVRPDLEIIPIRGNVPPRLKKIETMGLDAVVLAAAGLRRLGLDEEIGELLPLDLFPPSPGQGALGIQVRQNSTELQEILSSVGDTAVDAQVRAERALLAELHGGCSVPVGAYAETRPDGSLSLFAQVTSLDGARRVEGTLSGTVGEPEKLGAALAEELIDQGARSILDAIRGESAVSR from the coding sequence GTGAAGACGTACCTGGTCGGTTCGCGCGCAAGCAATCTGGCTAAGGTCCAAGTGCGGGAATATCTCGCCCCACTTCGCGAGCGATTTCCAGGGATCATTTTCACGCACCGAGTCATTCTCGAAGGCGGCGACAAGGACCGGAAGTCTCGGCTGTCCGACGTGTCGGCGACTAGCGGTGGTAGTGCATTCAGTTCAGAGCAAGAAGCCGCCCTGAGCAGGGGGGACGTGGATGTCGTAATCCACTCGCTCAAAGACCTGCCGACCGCGAACCCGCCCGGCCTGATCCTATTGCCATCCCCCGGCCGTGAGGATGTGCGGGATGCCCTCTGCGGGAGCACTCTGTCCGGCTTGCGGAAAGGGGCGAAGGTTGGAACTGGTGCCCCTCGGCGAATTGCCCAGCTCCTGGCTGTCCGCCCGGACCTCGAAATCATTCCGATCCGGGGGAACGTCCCGCCTCGCCTGAAGAAGATTGAGACCATGGGTCTCGACGCCGTGGTCTTGGCAGCGGCTGGGCTTCGGCGCCTGGGCCTCGACGAGGAGATTGGTGAACTGCTGCCTCTGGATCTCTTCCCGCCCTCTCCTGGACAGGGTGCGCTGGGCATTCAGGTCCGCCAGAACAGCACTGAACTCCAGGAAATCCTGTCCAGCGTCGGGGATACGGCCGTTGACGCGCAGGTGCGGGCGGAACGGGCCTTGCTCGCCGAACTGCACGGCGGATGCAGCGTGCCCGTGGGCGCGTACGCCGAAACCAGGCCGGACGGGTCCTTGTCGCTCTTCGCTCAGGTCACGTCGTTGGACGGCGCCCGGAGGGTTGAGGGCACGCTGTCCGGCACGGTCGGCGAGCCGGAGAAGCTCGGTGCGGCCCTGGCCGAGGAGCTGATCGACCAGGGCGCGCGTTCCATCCTTGACGCGATTCGGGGCGAATCCGCGGTCAGCCGTTGA
- a CDS encoding ATP-binding protein encodes MDQPVRFVVSCTRAPQRVGQLRRISAAHLRLWGIGSCIDTANLLSSELVTNAIRYGETEDVSFSVSYWRGEVRIEVADGTPGRPQVKRPADDEESGRGMLIVDALAEDWGSSEDGTLTWCTIAVPEPVVPKSGFWCEWRQEDGKQLALAAIPTPDRAIRWARIQMRVIASAIDASVVGYVWDWLSDGWREPAEALKNGEEFTLPLSAGPYKFVWHARPVRFVPLVGGTPLPHLAEEGPEWD; translated from the coding sequence ATGGACCAGCCAGTTCGCTTCGTCGTCTCCTGCACCCGAGCACCGCAGCGAGTAGGGCAGCTGCGCCGCATCAGTGCCGCTCACCTCCGGCTGTGGGGGATCGGCTCCTGCATCGACACGGCCAACCTGCTCAGCAGCGAGTTGGTCACCAACGCCATCCGATACGGCGAGACGGAGGACGTCAGCTTCTCCGTCTCGTACTGGCGGGGCGAGGTCCGCATCGAGGTGGCTGACGGAACTCCGGGCCGGCCTCAGGTGAAGAGACCGGCCGACGACGAGGAGAGCGGTCGCGGCATGCTGATCGTCGACGCCCTCGCCGAGGACTGGGGGAGCAGCGAGGACGGCACCCTCACGTGGTGCACCATCGCAGTACCGGAACCGGTGGTGCCCAAGTCGGGGTTCTGGTGCGAGTGGCGCCAGGAGGACGGCAAGCAGCTCGCCCTCGCGGCCATCCCCACGCCGGACCGCGCGATCCGTTGGGCTCGCATCCAGATGCGCGTCATCGCCTCGGCCATCGACGCGTCAGTGGTTGGCTACGTCTGGGACTGGCTGTCCGACGGATGGCGCGAGCCTGCCGAAGCCTTGAAGAACGGCGAGGAGTTCACGCTGCCCCTCTCGGCCGGCCCGTACAAGTTCGTCTGGCATGCCCGTCCGGTGCGCTTCGTGCCCCTGGTCGGCGGAACTCCTCTGCCTCACCTCGCGGAGGAGGGGCCGGAATGGGACTGA
- a CDS encoding DUF6879 family protein, which translates to MDLITPAQRDELFNSFERDAFHLELRDDYGSPVEDTPYARWQRGEPDDYAWLDPWMRLMKRVTGEGKTVRRVRVITEPHSQYVGWEHSLTHLNLEAGEDIRWLPRHQLPEGITFPVDSNDWWLFDDRLLAVGHFDLEGRVLGSEIVEDPDTVAECVRVRDILWAAAIPHAEYKP; encoded by the coding sequence GTGGACCTGATCACCCCAGCCCAGCGTGACGAGCTGTTCAACAGCTTCGAACGCGACGCCTTCCACCTGGAGCTGAGGGACGACTACGGGTCTCCCGTCGAGGACACGCCCTACGCACGGTGGCAGCGGGGCGAGCCGGACGACTACGCGTGGCTCGACCCTTGGATGAGGCTGATGAAGCGCGTGACGGGCGAAGGGAAGACCGTCAGGCGCGTCCGGGTCATCACGGAACCGCACTCCCAATACGTCGGCTGGGAACACTCGTTGACCCACCTCAACCTGGAGGCCGGCGAGGACATCCGATGGCTTCCGCGGCACCAGCTGCCAGAGGGCATCACGTTCCCGGTCGACAGCAACGACTGGTGGCTGTTCGACGACCGTCTCCTCGCCGTCGGCCACTTCGACCTCGAGGGTCGAGTGCTGGGGTCGGAAATCGTCGAGGACCCGGACACCGTGGCCGAGTGCGTCCGCGTACGTGACATCCTCTGGGCCGCCGCCATCCCACACGCCGAGTACAAGCCCTGA